One window of the Verrucomicrobiota bacterium genome contains the following:
- a CDS encoding YbaB/EbfC family nucleoid-associated protein has translation MNIAKMMSAAANAQKKMAQIQEDLSQREVEASSGGGKVTVKASGSGDILSIRISPEVVNAEDVELLEDLVLSAVRQATTDAKKLAADEMGKLTAGLGIPGLPF, from the coding sequence ATGAACATTGCAAAGATGATGAGCGCAGCCGCGAACGCGCAGAAGAAAATGGCCCAAATCCAGGAAGACCTTTCTCAGCGCGAGGTCGAGGCCTCATCGGGCGGTGGCAAGGTCACGGTGAAGGCCTCTGGTTCCGGAGATATTCTCTCCATCCGCATCTCTCCCGAAGTGGTGAATGCCGAGGATGTGGAACTGCTCGAAGATCTCGTCCTGAGCGCCGTCCGTCAGGCGACCACCGACGCAAAGAAGCTTGCTGCTGACGAGATGGGCAAGCTCACGGCAGGACTAGGCATCCCCGGTTTGCCGTTCTGA
- a CDS encoding addiction module protein, with the protein MLDVKSLSKVEKLRLLETLWTALSSEAASVTSPAWHETALNEASRLYAEGKASFADWSEAKARLRKSVS; encoded by the coding sequence ATGCTGGATGTTAAATCCCTTTCTAAGGTGGAGAAGTTGCGTCTCTTGGAAACTCTCTGGACCGCCCTTTCCAGCGAGGCGGCATCGGTGACTTCACCGGCTTGGCATGAAACTGCACTGAACGAGGCCAGCAGACTCTATGCAGAGGGAAAGGCGTCCTTTGCAGATTGGTCGGAGGCAAAGGCACGACTTCGCAAATCAGTCTCGTGA
- a CDS encoding Lrp/AsnC family transcriptional regulator, with translation MDSLIRILKQNSAIPRADLARQLGLSEAELAAKIAKLESNGTILGYHAVINREKWDTDTVTAVIEVRVTPEREGGFDRIANRIAGFEEVQSVYLMSGGHDLMVVVEGANLREVASFVADKLSTIEAVQSCATHFRLKTYKENGMLHAVEEAPERLSVTP, from the coding sequence ATGGACTCTCTGATCCGCATCCTCAAACAGAACTCTGCGATCCCCCGCGCCGACCTCGCCCGCCAACTCGGCCTGAGCGAAGCGGAACTGGCTGCCAAGATCGCGAAACTTGAGTCCAATGGGACGATTCTCGGCTATCATGCCGTCATCAACCGCGAAAAGTGGGACACCGATACGGTTACCGCTGTAATTGAGGTTCGCGTTACTCCGGAACGTGAGGGGGGATTCGACCGTATTGCCAACCGCATTGCTGGATTTGAAGAAGTCCAGAGCGTCTATCTCATGAGCGGCGGCCACGACCTCATGGTTGTTGTCGAGGGGGCCAACCTTCGCGAGGTCGCCTCCTTCGTGGCCGATAAACTCAGCACCATCGAGGCCGTCCAGTCGTGCGCAACCCACTTCCGGCTCAAGACCTATAAGGAAAACGGGATGCTCCATGCCGTCGAGGAGGCCCCCGAGCGGCTCTCGGTCACCCCCTGA
- a CDS encoding mobile mystery protein B — MNQDDPEGATPLTPTEEEGLIPSHITLRSELNELEQANILEAETWLQTRERRSSALDPLFLKALHRRMFGTIWKWAGHYRKADRNIGVHWPMISSQLELLCREATAWRDEKAFTPDELAIRFHHKLVWIHCYPNGNGRHARLAADLLVMELGSTRFSWGGDSNLESPTEIRKHYIDSLKSADQHDHRALLAFARR, encoded by the coding sequence ATGAACCAAGACGATCCCGAAGGAGCAACACCTCTGACGCCTACAGAGGAGGAAGGATTGATCCCGAGCCATATTACTCTGCGTAGCGAACTAAACGAGTTGGAGCAGGCCAACATCCTCGAAGCTGAAACATGGCTCCAGACTAGGGAGCGCCGGTCAAGCGCCCTGGATCCGCTGTTTCTCAAAGCACTCCACCGCCGCATGTTCGGCACCATATGGAAATGGGCTGGGCACTACCGTAAAGCAGATCGAAACATCGGAGTCCACTGGCCAATGATCAGCTCCCAACTCGAACTCCTCTGCCGAGAGGCAACGGCGTGGCGCGATGAAAAAGCCTTTACCCCCGACGAGTTGGCGATCCGCTTCCATCACAAACTCGTCTGGATTCATTGCTATCCGAACGGCAATGGCCGCCATGCCCGTCTGGCAGCGGATCTCCTCGTCATGGAACTCGGAAGCACCCGCTTCTCCTGGGGAGGTGACTCCAACCTCGAATCACCCACTGAAATCCGCAAACACTACATCGATTCCTTGAAATCCGCGGATCAGCACGATCACCGCGCCCTGCTCGCTTTTGCAAGGAGATGA
- the yjjJ gene encoding type II toxin-antitoxin system HipA family toxin YjjJ: protein MSNLQQLIRLAFLRKGTMTARELAEDAGVSQPTISRALTRMGGSVVRIGRGSSTRYGMEAQVADLGSRWPLYVIGSGGAPEQAGVLQALVGGGFHLERSTEEHWTTLVGEQFPKGMFPGLPWFLDDVRPQGFLGRAFARRHASPLGQGLDPALWSQVGVLESLIRYGSDLPGAFVIGHHALTEALALTSRPAVKDEERTVVYPLRAEEALQGNIAGSSAGGEQPKFTATLSSGGSIRSVLVKFSPELHREEGRRWADLLAGEKIAADILRENGMDVPQVELIDAENRRFLEVARFDRTREGGRIAAVSLRSFAAAFLNEINAPWSVAGDAMHREGWLAKVDAEKLSSLWKFGQLIGNTDMHYGNASFLLSQAKPLTLAPVYDMLPMAYRPVEQSGVPGISEALLGLIGAATQGPESLWARAFWARLHESELVSEKFRQLAARHVAAFPNHTNVI, encoded by the coding sequence GTGAGCAATCTTCAACAACTCATACGGCTAGCATTTCTTCGGAAGGGGACGATGACGGCGCGTGAGCTGGCAGAGGATGCCGGGGTAAGTCAGCCGACGATTTCGCGGGCTTTGACAAGAATGGGGGGCTCTGTTGTCCGAATCGGAAGGGGAAGCTCCACGAGATACGGAATGGAAGCCCAGGTTGCGGATTTGGGATCACGGTGGCCTCTCTATGTGATTGGCAGTGGCGGGGCTCCCGAACAGGCGGGCGTTCTTCAAGCACTTGTGGGAGGAGGCTTTCATTTGGAGCGAAGCACCGAAGAGCATTGGACAACGCTCGTCGGTGAGCAGTTCCCCAAGGGAATGTTTCCCGGCTTGCCATGGTTTTTGGATGATGTGCGTCCGCAGGGATTTCTAGGGCGAGCCTTTGCCAGAAGGCATGCATCACCATTGGGGCAAGGGCTCGATCCGGCGCTCTGGTCACAGGTAGGTGTGCTTGAGTCGCTGATCCGATATGGAAGCGATCTGCCGGGCGCTTTTGTGATAGGGCATCATGCTTTGACCGAAGCGCTGGCGCTGACCTCACGACCAGCTGTTAAGGATGAGGAGCGTACGGTTGTCTACCCGCTGCGCGCTGAGGAGGCGCTTCAGGGAAATATCGCGGGATCGTCCGCCGGCGGGGAACAGCCGAAATTCACAGCCACCCTTTCCTCCGGTGGATCCATCCGCTCGGTGCTGGTGAAGTTTTCGCCGGAGCTGCACCGTGAGGAGGGGCGTCGATGGGCGGATCTTCTGGCAGGGGAAAAAATCGCCGCTGACATTCTGCGGGAAAACGGGATGGATGTGCCGCAGGTGGAGCTGATCGATGCCGAGAATAGACGTTTTTTGGAAGTGGCACGATTCGACCGCACGCGTGAGGGTGGGCGAATTGCCGCGGTTTCGCTTCGATCATTTGCAGCCGCTTTTCTTAATGAGATCAATGCACCATGGTCCGTAGCTGGTGACGCAATGCATCGCGAGGGCTGGCTCGCCAAGGTGGATGCCGAAAAGCTTTCTTCGCTCTGGAAGTTTGGCCAGTTAATAGGAAACACGGACATGCATTACGGGAATGCAAGCTTCCTGCTGTCACAGGCAAAGCCTCTTACCCTGGCTCCGGTTTACGACATGCTTCCTATGGCTTATCGACCCGTGGAACAATCAGGCGTTCCCGGGATTTCTGAGGCCCTGCTAGGGTTGATAGGAGCAGCAACTCAAGGCCCTGAGTCACTATGGGCCCGTGCCTTTTGGGCGAGGCTTCACGAATCGGAATTGGTTTCAGAGAAGTTTAGGCAACTGGCTGCACGCCATGTCGCAGCCTTCCCAAACCACACTAACGTGATCTGA
- a CDS encoding AbrB/MazE/SpoVT family DNA-binding domain-containing protein translates to MTTTISSKGQITVPVEIREALGLEPGTRIDIRLGPSGTFLATKAKETSFFAKFKGVAGKRKVPYGDSIEAMDLLRGNVPSGDVD, encoded by the coding sequence ATGACCACGACGATCAGTAGCAAGGGGCAGATCACCGTTCCGGTGGAGATTCGTGAGGCTTTGGGACTGGAACCGGGCACCCGCATCGACATCCGCTTGGGGCCCTCCGGCACCTTCCTCGCCACCAAGGCCAAGGAGACGAGTTTCTTTGCTAAATTCAAGGGCGTGGCAGGCAAACGAAAAGTCCCCTACGGCGATAGCATCGAGGCAATGGATCTCCTACGCGGCAACGTTCCCTCCGGGGATGTCGATTAG
- a CDS encoding type II toxin-antitoxin system VapC family toxin has translation MITAIDSNILIDVIGSPSRFTDPAIHALDEARQQGALIISPIVVAEIAGHFSSASQQEKCLREMGLRLIDFSMEDSFHAGQAYIAYKSRSKDPKPRMLADFLVGAHASLQADQLMTRDRGYYRTYFPKLKIVEPTRSV, from the coding sequence ATGATCACCGCCATTGATTCCAACATCCTGATTGATGTGATCGGGAGTCCTTCTCGGTTCACCGATCCAGCTATCCATGCGCTGGATGAGGCCCGCCAGCAGGGTGCCCTCATTATCTCCCCAATTGTTGTGGCTGAGATTGCCGGACATTTTTCCTCTGCATCCCAGCAGGAGAAGTGCCTGCGCGAGATGGGCCTGAGGCTCATCGACTTCAGTATGGAGGATTCATTCCACGCCGGGCAGGCCTACATCGCCTACAAATCCCGCAGCAAAGATCCGAAGCCTCGAATGCTCGCTGACTTTCTAGTCGGAGCCCATGCCTCACTCCAGGCAGATCAACTGATGACCCGCGATAGAGGCTACTACCGCACCTACTTTCCGAAGCTCAAGATTGTGGAGCCGACGAGGTCGGTTTAG
- a CDS encoding aminotransferase class I/II-fold pyridoxal phosphate-dependent enzyme, whose protein sequence is MSSSRIAEHVRNIPRSGIRDFFEIVQSMKEVISLGIGEPDFVTPWHIREAAIYSLEKGKTGYTSNLGTPRLRRAIAKYVEQHFAVEYNPHDEIIVTVGVSEAIDLALRALLNPGDEVLYHEPCYVSYSPSIQLAGGVPVAVATRAEDEFSLKASDLEKAVTPKTRVLMLNFPTNPTGAVMPLEELKKIAAFAVKHDLVVLTDEIYSELTYDELPHHSIAALPGMKERTLFLHGFSKAFAMTGWRIGYACGPADIIEAMMKIHQYSMLCASIMSQEAACEALERGQRSMERMKEEYRLRRNYIVSSLNEAGIPCHLPKGAFYVFPDIRGTGLTSKDFSLKLLDAKKVAVVPGTAFGPSGEGYVRCSYAAGMDQIKLACERIAEFVRM, encoded by the coding sequence ATGAGCAGTTCCCGCATCGCGGAGCACGTCCGCAACATTCCCCGCTCGGGGATCCGTGACTTCTTCGAGATCGTCCAGTCGATGAAAGAGGTCATCTCCCTCGGCATCGGCGAGCCCGACTTCGTCACCCCGTGGCATATCCGCGAGGCCGCCATCTATTCCCTCGAGAAAGGGAAAACCGGCTACACCTCCAACCTCGGAACCCCTCGCCTACGACGCGCGATTGCCAAGTATGTCGAGCAGCACTTCGCCGTGGAGTATAACCCTCACGACGAGATCATCGTCACGGTCGGCGTCTCCGAGGCCATCGACCTCGCTCTACGCGCCCTTCTCAATCCCGGTGACGAGGTCCTCTACCACGAGCCCTGCTACGTCTCCTACAGCCCCAGCATCCAACTTGCCGGGGGCGTCCCGGTGGCTGTGGCGACGCGCGCCGAGGATGAGTTTTCACTCAAAGCCTCGGATCTTGAGAAGGCTGTCACGCCGAAGACCCGGGTCCTGATGTTGAACTTCCCGACGAATCCCACCGGTGCCGTCATGCCCCTGGAGGAGTTGAAAAAAATTGCCGCCTTCGCCGTGAAGCACGACCTCGTTGTCCTGACCGATGAGATCTATAGCGAGCTCACCTACGATGAGCTGCCTCATCACTCCATCGCTGCACTTCCTGGGATGAAGGAGCGAACGCTCTTTCTGCACGGATTCTCCAAGGCCTTTGCCATGACCGGATGGCGCATCGGTTATGCCTGCGGTCCCGCCGACATCATCGAGGCGATGATGAAAATCCATCAGTACTCCATGCTCTGCGCTTCCATCATGAGCCAGGAGGCCGCCTGCGAGGCGCTCGAGCGCGGCCAACGGAGCATGGAGCGCATGAAGGAGGAATACCGCCTCCGCCGTAACTATATCGTCTCCTCCTTGAACGAGGCCGGCATCCCCTGCCATCTCCCGAAAGGGGCGTTCTATGTCTTCCCAGACATCCGAGGCACCGGACTTACCAGCAAGGACTTCTCACTCAAGCTACTCGACGCGAAGAAAGTCGCGGTAGTTCCCGGAACAGCCTTCGGCCCGAGCGGTGAAGGCTATGTCCGGTGCAGTTATGCTGCCGGCATGGATCAGATTAAGTTGGCCTGCGAACGCATTGCCGAATTTGTACGGATGTAG
- a CDS encoding Fic family protein, which produces MNLSDFTAGSYEQRQEYKAFLPEPVCHEWVIADPELMDLLGRADRALGELNAFAQLIPDIDFFIRMHVAKEATQSSRIEGTQTNIEDAFRDEADLKPEERDDWAEVQNYIRAINFAISSLDRLPFSNRLLCETHAVLMDGVRGKHKQPGEFRKSQNWIGVSLRHASFVPPNHEHVPELMSDLEKLLHAEDLFAHPLLRIAIAHYQFETIHPFLDGNGRLGRLMISLYLAARGLLIKPALYLSDYFERNKTAYVDHLMAVREGNHLRSWLVFFLYGVEETARSSAGLFRSVLSLKHRIDAEVMPRFSTRRLPTAQVLMSQLYAHPVIDVKKAVQVTGVSSNTVSALISDLVEAKILEEITGQRRNRSFVFDPYLTLFKS; this is translated from the coding sequence ATGAACCTTTCGGACTTTACCGCAGGCAGCTATGAGCAACGCCAGGAATACAAGGCCTTTCTCCCTGAGCCAGTGTGCCATGAATGGGTAATAGCTGATCCTGAACTCATGGATCTGCTCGGACGGGCGGATCGTGCCCTGGGAGAGCTGAACGCCTTTGCCCAGTTGATTCCAGACATCGACTTCTTCATCCGCATGCATGTGGCCAAGGAGGCAACACAATCAAGCCGTATCGAGGGGACTCAGACCAACATCGAGGATGCCTTCAGGGATGAAGCAGATCTCAAACCCGAGGAGCGAGATGACTGGGCGGAGGTCCAGAACTATATTCGCGCGATCAATTTTGCGATCAGCTCGCTTGATCGGCTCCCGTTTTCTAACCGTCTGCTCTGTGAGACTCATGCAGTGCTGATGGACGGCGTAAGGGGGAAGCACAAGCAACCAGGTGAATTCCGAAAAAGTCAGAATTGGATCGGCGTAAGTCTGAGACATGCGTCCTTCGTGCCACCCAATCACGAGCATGTTCCAGAGCTGATGAGTGATTTGGAGAAGCTGCTGCATGCGGAGGATCTCTTCGCCCATCCGCTGCTGCGTATCGCTATCGCCCATTACCAGTTCGAGACGATCCACCCGTTTCTGGACGGCAACGGTCGACTGGGTCGCCTGATGATCTCGCTCTACCTGGCCGCCCGCGGCTTGTTGATCAAACCCGCGCTCTATCTCTCGGACTATTTTGAGCGTAACAAAACGGCCTATGTGGATCACCTCATGGCCGTGCGGGAGGGAAATCATCTTCGGTCGTGGCTGGTCTTCTTCCTCTACGGAGTGGAGGAGACGGCGCGCTCATCAGCAGGCTTGTTCCGCTCGGTTCTCAGCCTCAAGCATCGCATTGACGCTGAGGTCATGCCGCGCTTCAGCACTAGACGGCTGCCAACGGCGCAGGTGCTGATGAGTCAGCTCTACGCGCATCCGGTGATTGATGTGAAAAAGGCGGTTCAAGTCACGGGAGTTTCGAGCAATACCGTATCAGCTCTGATTTCCGACCTTGTTGAGGCAAAAATTCTCGAGGAGATAACCGGGCAACGCCGAAACCGAAGCTTTGTCTTCGATCCCTACCTGACTCTTTTCAAATCATGA
- the dnaX gene encoding DNA polymerase III subunit gamma/tau produces the protein MPPVSYRVFARKYRPQRFEEVVGQEHITRTLQNAITGNRLAQAYLFVGPRGVGKTSSARILAKALNCQANKNGPTDNPCGVCDACVEIAEGRSLDVMEIDGASNNSVESIRTLRENAAYAPARGPYKVYLIDEVHMLTTAAFNALLKTLEEPPDHVKFLFATTEAQKVPATILSRCQRFDLRRLTPEQISGHLLFIAKNENIALEIAAAEALAKGADGAMRDAESMLDQVVAFCGNTIVAADVHSVFGFTPRETVLDLGNALVNRDTPAALAVVKAQAEAGKDLSRLLGDLVGLLRDVLISKVHPSESATDESRLGEAIAQEKLLVLLDHFGETEGRLRWASDKKLQLDVALIKAVHLLEETSLSDVLDVLTALRAGTPLPERQTPKLSSSSRPTPAARPAIPVPLSSPEPTPAPASTPAAIVEPSKPAFVVPAAAAPEPAASVAPTTSTALPAESASPSPEPDDLSTPSTDSDPWHTVSMKLAADSPLKFGWVEDGHFAGRSGNTVTVEFPPSLEPHTQTLFWPQAIKKIEEQLSTLLGEKISFEPRFTGEEPAALPEPEPVAPPVARTPSHASSASTSSAGSTGSMPSKGAATQPANSKAEEPSPGLTPEEMESFKADPLIKKALEIFKAEILTTKTT, from the coding sequence TTGCCTCCTGTGAGCTACCGCGTCTTTGCCCGAAAATACAGGCCTCAGCGTTTTGAGGAGGTCGTTGGCCAGGAGCACATTACCCGGACTCTCCAGAATGCCATCACGGGGAATCGACTCGCCCAGGCCTACCTCTTTGTCGGGCCGCGCGGTGTTGGCAAGACTTCCTCAGCTCGCATTCTTGCGAAGGCACTGAACTGTCAGGCCAACAAGAATGGTCCTACCGACAATCCCTGTGGTGTCTGCGATGCCTGCGTCGAGATCGCCGAAGGACGTAGCCTCGATGTCATGGAGATCGATGGCGCCAGCAATAATAGCGTCGAGAGCATCCGAACCCTGCGTGAGAATGCCGCTTATGCGCCTGCACGGGGTCCTTATAAGGTCTACCTGATCGATGAGGTGCACATGCTCACGACGGCGGCTTTCAATGCGCTCCTCAAGACGCTTGAGGAGCCGCCCGATCATGTGAAGTTCCTCTTCGCCACCACCGAGGCACAGAAGGTTCCCGCCACTATCCTAAGCCGCTGCCAACGCTTCGACTTACGCAGGCTGACCCCGGAACAGATTTCCGGCCACCTTCTCTTCATCGCGAAAAACGAGAACATCGCCCTCGAGATTGCCGCTGCCGAAGCCCTTGCTAAGGGAGCGGACGGGGCGATGCGCGACGCCGAGTCGATGCTCGATCAGGTGGTTGCCTTCTGCGGAAACACGATTGTCGCGGCAGATGTGCATAGTGTTTTCGGATTCACCCCGCGCGAGACCGTCCTTGATCTCGGGAATGCGCTTGTGAACCGCGATACCCCGGCGGCTCTTGCCGTCGTGAAAGCTCAGGCAGAGGCAGGCAAGGATCTCTCGAGACTGCTTGGTGATCTCGTAGGGCTCCTTCGCGACGTGCTTATCTCCAAGGTTCATCCATCTGAGAGTGCGACGGACGAGTCCCGGCTGGGAGAGGCGATCGCTCAGGAAAAGCTGCTTGTCCTGCTCGATCACTTCGGTGAGACCGAGGGCCGTCTTCGCTGGGCCTCGGACAAAAAGCTCCAGCTGGACGTTGCCCTGATCAAGGCAGTTCATCTGCTCGAAGAGACGAGCCTCTCGGATGTTTTGGATGTCCTGACTGCTCTGCGCGCAGGAACACCCCTACCTGAGCGCCAGACTCCCAAGCTATCGTCCTCGTCACGACCGACTCCAGCAGCAAGGCCCGCTATTCCAGTTCCTCTCTCTTCTCCGGAACCGACCCCGGCTCCTGCTTCCACTCCCGCTGCAATAGTTGAGCCATCCAAGCCTGCTTTTGTAGTTCCTGCTGCAGCGGCACCTGAACCCGCAGCATCCGTAGCGCCAACTACTTCAACCGCACTGCCGGCTGAATCGGCATCCCCATCACCGGAACCCGATGACCTCTCGACGCCGTCAACGGACTCGGACCCATGGCATACAGTTTCCATGAAACTTGCAGCGGATTCCCCGCTCAAGTTCGGCTGGGTGGAGGATGGCCATTTCGCTGGACGCTCCGGCAATACGGTGACCGTGGAGTTTCCCCCCTCGTTGGAACCCCACACACAAACACTCTTCTGGCCTCAGGCAATCAAGAAGATCGAAGAGCAACTCTCCACGCTGCTCGGAGAGAAGATTTCCTTTGAACCCCGCTTTACCGGCGAGGAGCCAGCAGCACTTCCAGAGCCGGAACCGGTAGCGCCTCCGGTTGCCAGAACTCCTTCCCACGCTTCCTCGGCTTCTACTAGTTCCGCTGGTTCCACTGGTTCCATGCCATCGAAGGGAGCAGCCACTCAACCCGCTAACTCAAAAGCCGAGGAACCTTCTCCCGGTCTCACACCAGAGGAAATGGAATCCTTCAAGGCCGATCCGCTCATTAAAAAAGCTCTCGAGATCTTCAAGGCTGAGATACTCACTACAAAAACCACCTGA
- a CDS encoding addiction module protein, which produces MSIAELRQLPSLEKMRIIEMLWSDLALRDDDITSPSWHGEELRKTEADFTAGRIEVLDWQQAKKELRGRFE; this is translated from the coding sequence ATGAGTATAGCGGAACTCCGCCAACTTCCCTCATTGGAGAAAATGAGGATTATCGAGATGCTCTGGAGCGATCTTGCCCTTCGCGATGATGACATCACTTCTCCTTCCTGGCATGGGGAGGAGCTTCGGAAGACCGAGGCTGATTTCACGGCAGGGCGCATCGAGGTTCTGGACTGGCAGCAGGCCAAGAAAGAGCTGCGTGGCCGGTTTGAATGA
- a CDS encoding zinc ribbon domain-containing protein, with amino-acid sequence MATYLYETISTKEGDKTESFEVQQSMKDAPLTRHPETGVPVRRVITGGFGFVSKQSSAPLPQRPPSGGGCGSHCGCH; translated from the coding sequence ATGGCGACTTATCTCTACGAGACCATTTCTACTAAGGAGGGCGATAAGACCGAGAGCTTCGAGGTCCAGCAGAGCATGAAGGATGCTCCTCTGACCCGGCATCCTGAGACCGGCGTTCCGGTACGTCGGGTTATCACGGGTGGCTTTGGTTTTGTTTCCAAGCAAAGCTCAGCACCTTTACCCCAGCGCCCTCCCTCCGGAGGTGGTTGTGGTTCCCATTGCGGCTGTCATTAA
- a CDS encoding mobile mystery protein A — protein MKTAFLALSRQQVDEKLTPWKSLVNPKAPPCGWIRAIRSSLGMRGVDFAQRLGIAPASASALEQSEAAGTISLKSLRKAAEVLDCDLVYALVPRKGLTSAMERRAGAKADEMLGNVNQTMRLEAQGVDSLAARKQSRETIIKSLLEKPSSLWK, from the coding sequence GTGAAAACTGCCTTCCTAGCCCTAAGCCGTCAACAAGTTGACGAGAAGCTCACCCCATGGAAGTCACTCGTCAACCCGAAAGCCCCCCCGTGCGGTTGGATCAGGGCTATTCGCTCGAGTCTCGGAATGCGCGGTGTCGATTTCGCACAACGTCTTGGCATTGCTCCGGCAAGCGCTTCCGCCCTGGAGCAATCCGAAGCCGCCGGGACGATCTCCCTCAAGAGCCTTCGCAAAGCAGCGGAGGTTCTGGACTGTGACCTTGTCTATGCCCTTGTTCCGAGAAAGGGCCTCACCTCGGCTATGGAACGACGCGCCGGGGCCAAGGCCGACGAGATGCTCGGCAACGTGAACCAGACCATGCGCTTGGAGGCCCAAGGCGTTGATTCACTTGCAGCTCGGAAGCAGTCGCGTGAAACCATCATTAAGTCCCTTCTTGAGAAGCCTTCATCCCTTTGGAAATGA
- a CDS encoding alkene reductase, with amino-acid sequence MSTPDLFSPIQLGPLALPNRIFMAPLTRCRASVGNIPNDLNVEYYSQRASAGLIISEATSVSSRGYGYPNTPGIHTEAQVAGWKKITSAIHSKGGHVYLQLWHVGRISHPAYQEEGTQPVAPSAVKPKGQIFTGTGMEEYVTPRALEAGEIPGIIEEYIHGAKLAKEAGFDGVEIHNANGYLLDQFLRDGTNLRGDNYGGSVQNRARLTLEVTEAVCSLWGADRVGIRFSPSGVFNDMSDSNPLETFGHVLQELNRFGLAYAHITQVTAQDIAHGAVAGVGPKELKPFWKGKIVSAGGFTLESGNKALAEGWADAIAFGVPFLSNPDLPERFRRTAPLNKPDEASFYGGTEKGYTDYPTLSA; translated from the coding sequence ATGAGCACACCCGACCTTTTCTCTCCGATTCAGCTCGGCCCTCTGGCGCTGCCCAACCGCATTTTCATGGCGCCGCTTACCCGGTGCCGTGCCTCGGTGGGCAATATTCCCAATGACCTGAACGTTGAGTATTATTCCCAGCGTGCTTCGGCGGGACTGATCATCTCGGAAGCGACCTCCGTCTCATCGCGCGGCTACGGCTATCCGAATACCCCCGGCATCCATACCGAGGCCCAGGTGGCCGGCTGGAAAAAGATCACTAGCGCCATTCATTCCAAGGGTGGCCATGTCTACCTCCAGCTCTGGCATGTCGGACGCATTTCGCATCCCGCCTATCAAGAGGAGGGAACCCAGCCGGTCGCTCCGTCAGCGGTGAAACCGAAGGGCCAGATCTTCACAGGAACCGGCATGGAGGAGTATGTCACTCCCCGTGCCCTTGAGGCCGGTGAAATCCCCGGCATCATCGAAGAATACATCCACGGGGCAAAGCTCGCCAAGGAGGCGGGTTTCGACGGAGTGGAGATCCACAATGCCAATGGCTACCTACTGGACCAGTTCCTGCGCGACGGGACCAACCTGCGGGGTGATAACTATGGTGGGTCAGTCCAGAACCGGGCCCGCCTCACTCTTGAGGTCACCGAGGCGGTCTGCAGCCTGTGGGGCGCTGATCGAGTCGGCATCCGATTCTCTCCCTCCGGTGTCTTCAATGACATGAGCGACAGCAACCCCTTGGAGACCTTTGGGCACGTTCTTCAGGAGTTGAACCGCTTCGGCCTTGCTTACGCCCACATCACGCAGGTGACGGCCCAAGATATCGCTCATGGTGCCGTGGCAGGCGTTGGACCGAAAGAGCTGAAGCCTTTCTGGAAAGGCAAGATCGTTTCGGCTGGCGGCTTCACCCTTGAGTCGGGCAACAAGGCCCTAGCCGAGGGCTGGGCCGATGCGATCGCCTTTGGCGTTCCCTTCCTTTCCAACCCCGATCTCCCAGAACGCTTCCGTCGGACTGCACCGCTCAACAAACCCGATGAGGCTTCCTTCTACGGGGGAACGGAGAAGGGTTACACGGACTATCCGACGCTCTCTGCTTAG